CTGGATCGAGTCAATCCGCAGCACGAACCTTCGGAGCCGGACAACAACCACGAGGCAGCGTAGCTCCTCCGATCTCCCCCATCAGAACCTTCTTTCCACCATCATGTCAATTTAAGTGTCAGTTGCTCGGGCGCTCTGTCGGATCCAGTCGGTCTAGCTGATGAGGGTGATGGGTCTAAGGAAGGAGCCAGGTATGGCTTGGGACGATCCTCGATCAGTTGTGTCGGCGACACGAGCTCTTGCAACGGGCCCCGACAGGATCCGCAGTGGTGGTGCTCGGGTTGGATCGTTCTTCGGTGCCGTCGATAGAGACGCCCACAGTCTCGGCATCGCCATGTGAATTTCGACAGGGCAATCACTTCCTTCTCCAGCGAGTGGTACGTCGTAACAGCCACCTCCCCAGACCGGTTGATCTGCGTCATCTTTCGCAAAAACTCCAAGCCATGATCCGGCCGATGCTTCAGCACATCGAACTGCCACTGATGGATCATTTCATGAGCCAAGGTGTTGAGCAGTTCCTGTTCCGCATACGGTGTCCCTGCGGCGAGCTGTTCAAACAACGGGAGAGAAAGGCGAATTTCACGATGACGGTTAGTCATGGCGAGGGATGAGAATGTCCTTGGTCCCTGACGACAGGCAAACATCCCGACCGAGGCGGTCAGGCGCTGACTCCAGACGACCTCGATCGGCCTGAGTGAGCAGGCAAAGTAGCGCGCGTTCAGGTGCTGCCACCGAGCCTGTAATTCTTCGGAAGAAAGGAGTACCGGAAGGCTCGGGCCTGCCGAAGTCGAGGTCATCCCAATTCCTCCAGCACAGCCGCCGCGAGCAACGGTAGCATGATCTCATGATGACCGGTCAAGGAATAGCCTTGCCCGCCTTTTTGCGTCGGGCGCCGCACCACGTTGGTCTGTGGCCGGTAATGGGGGAGAAAGTCCATGTTCACGGTCGTAATGTCGGCGATCGGATGGCCGAGATTTCTTCCCAACGACAAAGTTTTCAGAAAGACTTCGGGAAGAATCACGGCCGAGCCGATGTTCAGATAAACACCGTTTTCCATCCCGGCGACGACGGCGGTCAGACGCCTGAAGTCCAGGAGAGAAGTGGCTCCGATGGCAGCACCGTCCGCCGAGGGGTGCATGTGGATAATGTCGGTCCCGATCGCGACATGCACGGTTACCGGGATACCGAGTCGAGCACCAGTCGACAGAATACTACCAGCGCGATTCGGGAATTGATCGGCCACCTGGTTCATGTAGCGGCCAATGGCCTCACCCAACCCATGGGCGTCTTTCGCGCCTCGCGTGATGGCCTCATTCAGCATCCGTCCCGTTTCCTCCGCCATGCCGAAGCGCCCCTCGTCGATCTCGGCATCAACTTCTTCGGAGGTATGGCCCATGAAGGCCAATTCGAAGTCGTGAATAATCCCTGCTCCGTTCATGGCGACTGCCGTGATGATCCGTCGTTCCATCAAGTCCGTAATAATCGGAGCCAGCCCCACCTTGATCACATGGGCGCCGATTCCGACAATGATCGGACGGCGTTTCCGATGAGCCTTCACGATGGCGCGGGTGATGGCCCGCAGGGTCTTGACCGCCAAAATATCGGGAAGCGTTTCGTAGAACCTTGTGAACGATCCGCGGGGCTTCCAGGGGGTGGCGAAGTTCGAAAGCTGCACTAGGCTCGGGCGTTTCTTCAGTGGATAGGTCTTAAGGGCCGAGACATCGATCGGCTGAATCAGTCGAGGAGCAGGCCGACGCCGAGAAGTCTGATCAGGACGCTTTCCCAAGAAGATGATCCTCTACCAGTTCGCACAAGACGTGGCCGAGCGTGATGTGACTTTCTTGAATCCGAGACGTGACCGTAGAGGGGACGATGAAGGGATATTCGACCAACCCAGCCAGCTTTCCGCCGTTGGCGCCGGTCCAGGCAATCGTGGTCAAACCACAGTCGCGGGCTGCCTCGACGCCTTTCAGCACGTTTGGAGAGTTTCCACTCGTGCTGATGCCGATGGCGATGTCGCCTTGGCGGCCGTGCGCCCGCACCTGACGGGCAAACAATTCCTCATATCCATAGTCGTTCGCGATGCAGGTGATCGCGGCAATGTCCGTCGCGAGGGCGATCGCAGGCAGAGGCATCCGTTCGCGCTGGTATCGCCCCACGAACTCCGCTGCGATATGTGCCGCGTCGGTCGAGCTTCCGCCGTTGCCGAAGAGGAGGACTTTATTACCGTTTTGGAAGGCCTTTGCGATAAGCGTCGCGACCTGCACGATGCGATCGGCGTGATCGCGCGCGAACTGCTGTTTGACCCGAGCACTGTCCGCGAAGGCCGTCAAAACAATTGCTTGCATGGCGGGATTCTAGGATGATGCCTACAAGGCTGTCAAACAGCACAGCCTTATCGTCATGGCTTTGCCGAAACCGAAGTTCCGGTCTGTTTTACGGCGTTCATCGCCAGCGCGATCATCGAACCGACATCAGAAATACTGGCAGGAAGCACCAATGTGTTGCTCGACTTTGCAAGTTCGCCGAACTTGTCAATGTACTGCTCGGCGACGCGAAGTTGCACGGCTTCTTGGCCTCCGGGAACTTTGGTGGATTCTGCGACCTTGCGGAGTCCGTCGGCGGTAGCCTGCGCAATGGCGAGTATGGCAGCCGCAGCGCCTTCCGCCTCGTTGATCTGTTGCTGCTTCTTGGCTTCAGACGCCTTAATCACTTGTTGCTTTTCACCTTCCGCCTGATTGATCGCGGCGTCGCGCGCTCCTTCCGACGTCAGAATCAGTGCGCGTTTTTCCCGTTCGGCGCGCATCTGTTTTTCCATTGCGTTGAGCACATCGTTCGGTGGAGTGATGTTCTTGATCTCGTATCGAAGGACTTTCACGCCCCAGGGTTCCGACGCCTTGTCTAATTCATTGACGATCTGAGCGTTGATGGTGGTTCTTGCCTCAAAGGTCTTATCCAACTCGATCTTGCCGATCTCGCTTCGCAGCGACGTCTGTGCCAATTGCGTGAGCGCAAACTGGTAGTTGCTGATCCCATAAGACGCACGCTCAGGATTAAGAACCCGCATGTACAGAACCCCATCGACATGCACCTGGACATTGTCGCGCGTAATGCACACTTGTTCGGGAATATCCACGGCATTTTCCTTCAGCACGTGCCTATATCGAATTGCGTCGACGAAGGGCACAAGAATGTGTAATCCCGCATCAAGCGTGGAACTGTATTTCCCCAAACGTTCCACGACGTAGGCGTTCTGTTGAGGGACGACGACAGCGGTTTTCGCGATCGCGATGACCACGATCAGCGCCAGTAGGATAACAACGAATGTTCCACCTTCCATGCCCACACCTCGTTTAATAACAGTCGTTATTCTGATCTCACACAGAGCATTAACCCGTCCACTTTTGTCACGATTGCGCGCTGGCCCTTGGTCAGCGAAGAGGGTCCGTCGTTACGCGTAGTCCACGTCGTGCCGCGCAATTCTGCCTTGCCCGTGTGCCCCGAAGGAAGATCGTCAAGGAGAACGGCGGATTCTCCTACCATGCTGTCTACGACATGGGCCGGTGTAGTTCTGGTCATTCGCAGCAAGGGGCCACGGAAAAGCAGGAGCGAAACGACAGCCAGAATGGAGAACAGCAGCCATTCCAGCCACGCAGTCTGTACAATTCCCAGACCGGCCAGTGCACCAACGATCAGTGCCGCAATGCCGAAGAACAGGAGATAGAATCCCCCCGGCGCAATCATTTCTGCGCCCGCAAGGACTAATCCCATGAACAACCAGTACGACCAGCTCATTCAAACACCTCGTTGCTGTGCAAGAGACTGAGACGAGATACCGGGAATCCTTGCGAAGTCTAAGGATCATTCGAATAGCCGTCAAGCGGAGTACGGTTGAACGGCAGCGAATTGAACCGGCCAGAATGCGATGGTATAGTCGTCCCGCCATGGGACAAGATCAACCCATCAAGACGCTCGTGATCGCCTTGGTCGATGACGCGGCGTCGGCGGTCTACTCAATCAACCGGCTCAACCCGGATATCTTGTGTTTCGTGTTGCCTGAAGGAAGCAAGGCCTTGGTGGAATCGGAGGTCCAACCGAAGATCCAACAGATGCCGAGACGGTGGGATTGGATCGTGCTGGCGGACGCTGGGGAGTTTCCATCCACTTATCAGACTATTGCGCGATCCCTACCGGACCTCTTACGGACATGGGAGGTACAGCCGGGAGAGCTGGTCGTGGATCTCAGTGGAGCGACCGCGGCGATGGCGGGCGCGTTCGCCTTGGTGGCGCTCCCGTGGACTTCTCGGGTGATCGAGCTGGTTCAGGCGCGGGAAGGTCTGGAGGGTGATCGTGTCGAGTTGGGCTCTAAGACGCTGGTCTGGACGCAGACGAATCCATGGGATGAGCAGGGAACGGTGTCGCGGCGAGAAGGATGTGAGTTGTTCAACCGAGGCCGGTTTCACGCTGCCGCGAAACTGTTCCACGACATAGAGCTATTGGTGAGTGGTGGACAGAAGCCGTTGTATCGGGCATTGAGGGATTTGGCCGAGGGCTATGACTTGTGGGAACGGTTTCACTACCGCCAGGCTTGGGACAAAGTGAAGACCGCGATCAAGGCGCTTGAGATGGCTTCGCTGTGGGGCGGGCCGCCGGGGTTAAAGGCCGTCCTGCCTCCCCTGAAGGCCAACGCGGGTTTCCTTGAGAAGCTTGTCCTCGACCCTGCTGAGGTTAAAGAGTCCATGACGCTAGACTTGTTGGCCCACGCAGAGAGGCGACTCCATGGAGGGCACGATCCCGAAGCGGCCATGACCGCACTTATTCGCGCGCTGGAGGCGTTCGCGCAAGTCCGGCTCTATAAGTCGCACAAGATCAAAAGCTGGGATGTGTCGCCGGGACAGCTTCCTCAAGCGCTTCAAGAGACCTGTCGCACCTGTTACCTCGAAGACATCGATGGCAAGTACAAGCTGCCTCTTCAAGCCCAGTTCCGCGTGCTGGCCGGGTTAGGCGATCAGTTGGGCCAGGCCTTCCTCAGAGAATGGCAGAAGATGAAGCCGTTGCTGGATGCCGCAAACCACGCGGTGTTGGGGCACGGTTTCGAGCCGATCAAGGCAGAGCGAGTGCAGCAGCTCTATGAGGTGGTCGTCAAGCTGTCGGGCGTCAATGAGACCTCGCTGCCGAAGTTTCCGGTGTTGCATCTGTAGTGCCTTCGTGCGTGAAGTGTGATGTTGAGCAATCTCACCAAACGACTCCGAACAGTCCTGGTTTTCGGGATACGAGTTCCGCCGCCTGCGAGATACGTTTCACGAACGGGGAGAGATGATCGAAGTCAAAATTTATTACGAAGACACTGATTGCGGCGGGGTCGTCTATTACGCCAATTATCTGAAGTATTTTGAGCGGGCTCGTACCGAATATCTGGAAATGCAAGGGTATTCGGTTGCCGCCTTAATGAAACAGGGGATCCTCTTCGTGGTCGTGCATGCCGAAGTGGACTATTGCTCGCCCGGTCGCTACGGCGAAACGCTGATCATCGAAACGGACGTCAGCGATATCACGAGGGCTGCGTTGACCTTTTCACATGTCGTGCGCGAGAAGGTGAGCAGCCGCGTGGTGGTGAAAGGCTCGGCTCGGTTGGCGGCGACGGACGGGAACGGAAAAGTTAAGCGTCTGGACAGAGTCATGGTCGCCGCGCTTCAGTCGGCAGACCACCATTCTGAACTGCCTCGATCCTAAAGCGAGGCTCAGGAGAATCCGCGTTGGCCCCAACAAGCATGGATGAGCGCGTTGAGAAACCAAAAAGATGGATCGGTCAACGGGGCGGTGAGCACTCCGTACTCTTGATCTCGTTCCTCAGTCAGGTTCCCATCGGCTTCTTCAGAGGCACGTATCCCTTCCAGGCTTTGCAACCACCAACGTCCCCATGGGCTGCCTCCACGAACTACCGTTGCGCTCGCTTCGTGACGGATATTCACCAAGCCGCAGCGTTCGAACAACATCGGTAGCGTTCGTCCAAACGTAGGGTCGTATCCACGCGACACCCACCATTCGCCGTTCTTCCAGACGCGATGGTAGAGGGCGTAGTGTGAATGAGAAGGGTCTACCGGGGCGACCATGCCCCAGTCGC
This region of Nitrospira sp. genomic DNA includes:
- a CDS encoding SprT-like domain-containing protein, whose amino-acid sequence is MTSTSAGPSLPVLLSSEELQARWQHLNARYFACSLRPIEVVWSQRLTASVGMFACRQGPRTFSSLAMTNRHREIRLSLPLFEQLAAGTPYAEQELLNTLAHEMIHQWQFDVLKHRPDHGLEFLRKMTQINRSGEVAVTTYHSLEKEVIALSKFTWRCRDCGRLYRRHRRTIQPEHHHCGSCRGPLQELVSPTQLIEDRPKPYLAPSLDPSPSSARPTGSDRAPEQLTLKLT
- a CDS encoding D-sedoheptulose 7-phosphate isomerase, producing the protein MQAIVLTAFADSARVKQQFARDHADRIVQVATLIAKAFQNGNKVLLFGNGGSSTDAAHIAAEFVGRYQRERMPLPAIALATDIAAITCIANDYGYEELFARQVRAHGRQGDIAIGISTSGNSPNVLKGVEAARDCGLTTIAWTGANGGKLAGLVEYPFIVPSTVTSRIQESHITLGHVLCELVEDHLLGKAS
- a CDS encoding paraslipin, which translates into the protein MEGGTFVVILLALIVVIAIAKTAVVVPQQNAYVVERLGKYSSTLDAGLHILVPFVDAIRYRHVLKENAVDIPEQVCITRDNVQVHVDGVLYMRVLNPERASYGISNYQFALTQLAQTSLRSEIGKIELDKTFEARTTINAQIVNELDKASEPWGVKVLRYEIKNITPPNDVLNAMEKQMRAEREKRALILTSEGARDAAINQAEGEKQQVIKASEAKKQQQINEAEGAAAAILAIAQATADGLRKVAESTKVPGGQEAVQLRVAEQYIDKFGELAKSSNTLVLPASISDVGSMIALAMNAVKQTGTSVSAKP
- a CDS encoding NfeD family protein, producing MSWSYWLFMGLVLAGAEMIAPGGFYLLFFGIAALIVGALAGLGIVQTAWLEWLLFSILAVVSLLLFRGPLLRMTRTTPAHVVDSMVGESAVLLDDLPSGHTGKAELRGTTWTTRNDGPSSLTKGQRAIVTKVDGLMLCVRSE
- a CDS encoding TIGR02710 family CRISPR-associated CARF protein, producing the protein MGQDQPIKTLVIALVDDAASAVYSINRLNPDILCFVLPEGSKALVESEVQPKIQQMPRRWDWIVLADAGEFPSTYQTIARSLPDLLRTWEVQPGELVVDLSGATAAMAGAFALVALPWTSRVIELVQAREGLEGDRVELGSKTLVWTQTNPWDEQGTVSRREGCELFNRGRFHAAAKLFHDIELLVSGGQKPLYRALRDLAEGYDLWERFHYRQAWDKVKTAIKALEMASLWGGPPGLKAVLPPLKANAGFLEKLVLDPAEVKESMTLDLLAHAERRLHGGHDPEAAMTALIRALEAFAQVRLYKSHKIKSWDVSPGQLPQALQETCRTCYLEDIDGKYKLPLQAQFRVLAGLGDQLGQAFLREWQKMKPLLDAANHAVLGHGFEPIKAERVQQLYEVVVKLSGVNETSLPKFPVLHL
- a CDS encoding YbgC/FadM family acyl-CoA thioesterase: MIEVKIYYEDTDCGGVVYYANYLKYFERARTEYLEMQGYSVAALMKQGILFVVVHAEVDYCSPGRYGETLIIETDVSDITRAALTFSHVVREKVSSRVVVKGSARLAATDGNGKVKRLDRVMVAALQSADHHSELPRS